Proteins encoded within one genomic window of Pseudomonas cannabina:
- a CDS encoding carbamoyltransferase family protein: MALTILGLSGSLSHDPSAALYIDGKLIAAAEEERFVRDKHAKNRMPYESAKFCLEQAGIKPSDVDVVAIPFAPISLFGKARWHYAKRYWYAPDRALDALLMGNRRYKRYRNKIVWCLEQLGFDPKKIRIEPVEHHLAHASSAYHCSGFTEKTAIMGIDGKGEYATTFFGYGENGKIHKIKEFFDPDSLGGLYGAITEFLGFEMLDGEFKVMGMAPYGDASKYDFSRLATFENGELIINTELANVIGLRRYKENGKGFYFSPKLIEWLGPKRVGDVADEPYIHYAASMQALFEKLALQMMDHYLGDILKETGKIAFAGGCALNVKLNQRIIARPEVKELFVQPASGDAGTAVGAAAYVSHARGVPVEKMEHVYLGPAYSNEDVIAACARHPSKPVWRQIDNTPQRIAEIMVKGNPVAWFQGRMEFGPRALGGRSIIGCPSVTGVADRINHQIKFRERWRPFCPSMLDTVAPQMIKIDHPAPFMTFTFEVAEEWKTRVPEVVHEDGTSRAQVLKREYNPRYYDMMKALEDLTGNGVSLNTSLNRRGEPMICSPTDALNMFFGSDLEYLIMEDILVVKEGVEGLSLD; the protein is encoded by the coding sequence GTGGCATTGACGATCCTTGGCCTGTCCGGCTCCCTTAGCCATGATCCTTCCGCAGCGCTGTACATCGACGGCAAGCTGATCGCAGCGGCCGAGGAAGAGCGCTTCGTTCGCGACAAGCACGCAAAGAACCGCATGCCCTACGAGTCGGCGAAGTTCTGTCTGGAGCAGGCAGGCATCAAGCCATCGGACGTCGATGTGGTCGCCATTCCGTTCGCCCCGATCAGCCTGTTCGGCAAGGCGCGCTGGCACTATGCCAAGCGCTACTGGTACGCGCCGGATCGTGCACTCGACGCGCTGCTGATGGGCAACCGCCGTTACAAGCGCTACCGCAACAAGATTGTCTGGTGCCTCGAGCAACTGGGCTTCGATCCGAAAAAAATCAGGATCGAGCCGGTCGAGCATCACCTGGCCCACGCTTCCAGCGCTTACCACTGCTCCGGTTTCACCGAGAAAACCGCGATCATGGGCATCGACGGCAAGGGCGAGTACGCGACCACCTTTTTCGGCTACGGCGAAAACGGCAAGATCCACAAGATCAAGGAATTCTTCGATCCGGACTCGCTGGGCGGCCTGTACGGCGCGATCACCGAATTCCTCGGTTTCGAAATGCTCGATGGCGAGTTCAAGGTCATGGGCATGGCGCCATATGGCGATGCCAGCAAGTACGATTTTTCGCGTCTGGCGACCTTCGAGAATGGCGAGCTGATCATCAATACCGAACTGGCCAACGTCATCGGCCTGCGTCGCTATAAAGAGAACGGCAAGGGCTTCTACTTCTCGCCGAAGCTGATCGAATGGCTCGGCCCGAAGCGTGTCGGCGATGTCGCCGACGAGCCCTATATCCATTACGCGGCCAGCATGCAGGCGCTGTTCGAAAAACTCGCCTTGCAGATGATGGATCACTACCTGGGCGACATTCTCAAGGAAACCGGCAAGATTGCCTTCGCCGGTGGTTGTGCGCTGAACGTCAAGCTCAACCAGCGCATCATCGCCCGCCCGGAGGTGAAGGAACTGTTCGTCCAGCCTGCGTCCGGTGATGCCGGCACGGCGGTGGGCGCTGCTGCTTATGTGTCGCACGCCCGTGGTGTGCCGGTCGAGAAGATGGAACACGTTTACCTCGGCCCCGCGTACAGCAACGAAGATGTGATCGCGGCCTGTGCGCGTCACCCGAGCAAACCGGTCTGGCGCCAGATCGACAACACACCGCAGCGCATCGCCGAAATCATGGTCAAGGGCAACCCGGTTGCCTGGTTCCAGGGGCGCATGGAGTTCGGGCCGCGCGCGCTGGGCGGTCGTTCCATCATCGGTTGCCCGAGCGTGACCGGGGTGGCCGACCGCATCAACCACCAGATCAAGTTCCGCGAGCGCTGGAGGCCTTTCTGCCCGTCGATGCTCGACACCGTCGCGCCGCAGATGATCAAGATCGATCATCCTGCGCCGTTCATGACCTTCACCTTCGAAGTCGCCGAAGAATGGAAGACCCGCGTGCCGGAAGTCGTCCATGAAGACGGCACTTCGCGTGCCCAGGTGCTCAAGCGCGAGTACAACCCGCGTTACTACGACATGATGAAAGCGCTGGAAGATCTGACCGGTAACGGCGTATCGCTGAACACCTCGCTGAACCGTCGTGGCGAACCGATGATCTGCTCGCCGACCGATGCCTTGAATATGTTCTTCGGCTCGGACCTGGAGTACCTGATCATGGAAGACATCCTCGTCGTCAAAGAGGGTGTGGAAGGGCTGAGCCTTGACTGA
- a CDS encoding glycosyltransferase family 2 protein → MTEVLISVVIPAYNYASTLPRAVNSVLAQLDQTNAELWVIDDGSTDATPQVLEQLQADNPGRFKVLRKPNGGLSSVRNRGIQEAQGQFLVFLDADDEMAPDALQALLQHIASHPDSRLIIGGHWSAFDDGRRSLHTPKPLPVDAEQRVRGYLLDKTVSLSNGACAMHREVFKPGLYPEQLRNAEDIPVFAQVLACFPCSVVEAPLAIIHKHADSMRHDLKQSLASGLKVVDEAFSPERMPAKLQHLRQPFLAQRCLSLFRDCYSAGDYANAKLFYIRALRADWRSLARWSYTRKAARLLFK, encoded by the coding sequence TTGACTGAGGTGCTGATCAGCGTCGTCATTCCGGCGTACAACTACGCCAGCACCTTGCCCCGCGCAGTCAATTCGGTGCTGGCACAGCTGGATCAGACCAATGCCGAGCTATGGGTGATCGATGACGGCTCGACCGACGCCACGCCACAGGTGCTGGAGCAGTTGCAGGCCGATAATCCGGGGCGTTTCAAGGTATTGCGCAAGCCCAATGGCGGACTGTCGTCGGTGCGCAATCGCGGCATACAAGAGGCACAGGGCCAGTTTCTGGTGTTCCTGGACGCCGATGACGAAATGGCCCCGGATGCGTTGCAGGCGTTGCTGCAACATATTGCCAGCCACCCTGACAGTCGGCTGATTATTGGCGGGCACTGGTCGGCGTTCGACGATGGCCGCCGCTCCCTGCATACTCCCAAACCGCTGCCGGTCGATGCGGAGCAGCGCGTGCGTGGCTATCTGCTGGACAAGACCGTGTCACTGTCCAACGGGGCCTGCGCGATGCATCGTGAGGTGTTCAAGCCGGGGCTGTACCCGGAGCAGTTGCGCAACGCCGAAGACATTCCGGTGTTTGCCCAGGTGCTGGCGTGCTTCCCGTGCAGCGTCGTGGAAGCGCCGCTGGCGATCATCCACAAGCATGCCGACAGCATGCGGCACGACCTCAAGCAGAGTCTGGCTTCCGGGCTGAAAGTGGTCGACGAGGCCTTCTCGCCTGAGCGCATGCCTGCCAAGTTGCAACACCTGCGTCAGCCTTTTCTTGCTCAGCGCTGCCTGTCCCTGTTCCGCGACTGCTACAGCGCGGGTGATTACGCCAATGCCAAGCTGTTTTATATCAGAGCGCTGCGTGCCGACTGGCGCTCGCTCGCACGCTGGTCGTATACCCGCAAGGCCGCGCGGTTGCTGTTCAAGTGA
- a CDS encoding capsule biosynthesis protein — protein sequence MSKSSAPQQASPAEASWAHRARQLDRYRWKMLRERHGLSGSFLRMARDALVDFAVGVRARICLGFSGSGVLADTLPCDTLLLHSAPKSMALQRKNILIDAVRARGWHLQEAALLSPSLACAKGQLLAPAQAVPLRYLAYAAHVQWLVARYTPRVLINERNGSYHTPFLRLALAARDARLLHLAHATTLESSRRLGMNDYDYYGVFGHSSLVALQERPLRFGTSTVVLLGSYLADETYDLPVADPAIKTLLVLGVGPDREKEPGYLRTYELLRDWAQRHPEYRMLFKRHPRSRARFWSDAAERLNNVGLLDTGCTLAEAFAQASVVINIMSNAGIESGLAGRPVIHVNAGNDVDIFSHAQFFGPQVRDGEELSRQLQALEQDYCKHVEQARRFANYHLVYGSQGLAKTTQLIDDLLRGHDPERDFETCELPAAG from the coding sequence TTGAGCAAATCGTCCGCCCCGCAACAAGCGAGTCCGGCTGAAGCCAGTTGGGCGCATCGGGCTCGTCAACTGGATCGCTATCGCTGGAAGATGCTGCGCGAGCGTCACGGTCTGTCGGGCAGTTTTCTGCGCATGGCGCGCGACGCGCTGGTGGATTTCGCGGTCGGTGTAAGGGCGCGGATCTGTCTCGGTTTTTCCGGCAGCGGCGTGCTGGCCGATACACTGCCCTGCGACACGCTGTTGTTGCACTCAGCGCCTAAATCCATGGCCTTGCAGCGCAAGAACATCCTGATCGATGCCGTGCGCGCGCGTGGCTGGCATCTGCAGGAGGCTGCGCTGCTGTCACCGTCTCTCGCTTGCGCCAAAGGTCAACTGCTGGCCCCTGCGCAAGCCGTGCCCTTGCGCTATCTGGCTTATGCCGCCCACGTGCAGTGGCTGGTGGCCCGCTATACCCCGCGCGTGTTGATCAACGAGCGCAACGGCAGTTATCACACCCCGTTTCTGCGTCTGGCGCTGGCCGCGCGCGATGCCCGGCTGTTGCACCTGGCGCACGCGACCACGCTTGAATCGTCGCGGCGTCTGGGCATGAACGATTACGACTATTACGGCGTTTTCGGGCACAGCTCGCTGGTGGCGTTACAGGAGCGACCATTGCGTTTCGGCACGTCGACCGTGGTGCTGCTTGGTTCTTATCTGGCTGACGAAACCTACGACTTGCCGGTCGCTGACCCCGCGATCAAAACCCTGCTGGTGCTGGGCGTCGGGCCTGATCGGGAAAAGGAACCGGGCTACCTGCGCACCTACGAATTGCTACGCGACTGGGCGCAACGGCACCCCGAGTACCGCATGCTGTTCAAACGCCATCCGCGCAGTCGCGCCCGCTTCTGGAGCGATGCGGCTGAGCGGCTGAACAATGTCGGGTTGCTGGACACTGGCTGCACGCTGGCCGAGGCTTTTGCGCAAGCCAGCGTGGTGATTAACATCATGTCCAATGCGGGCATCGAGTCCGGTCTGGCGGGGCGTCCGGTGATTCACGTCAATGCCGGTAACGACGTGGATATCTTTTCCCACGCGCAGTTTTTCGGCCCGCAGGTGCGCGACGGCGAAGAGCTTTCGCGGCAGTTGCAGGCGCTTGAACAGGATTACTGCAAACACGTCGAGCAGGCACGGCGCTTTGCCAATTATCACCTGGTGTATGGCTCGCAGGGCCTGGCCAAAACCACGCAGCTGATCGACGATCTGTTGCGCGGTCATGATCCTGAACGTGACTTCGAGACCTGCGAACTGCCCGCCGCAGGCTGA
- a CDS encoding capsular biosynthesis protein: MTMLFLSMARHQGLYFNRLLNETELSGRVVTSLNMSWPRASRMAATLSRIDFDALVDEKCEERRIKNKSAGYLYRRLLRLELTWAALRIQALLDRERPDAVGVWNGAHRYCRLLIALAPPECKTFFFENGLLPNTTTVDPKGVNYLNSMPRDPAFYLDYPYPVVERAPAAVLVPRKPRSRGPAPIKLPERFIFIPFQDDRDTQVRLFSPWVGNMREMFAVGERLAAETGMTVVFKEHPSSRESYPDLHKRASKNVLFANGNATQQLIEASQFVVTLNSTVGLESLLLGKPVMTLGKAFYNIDGLVRHAENVDQAVAHARAFPDWSLDERLRRNFLHYLSEHYCIKGDWKTADRSQLRRVANRLLGKSGC, encoded by the coding sequence ATGACAATGCTGTTCCTGTCGATGGCCCGACATCAGGGTCTCTATTTCAACCGTTTGCTCAACGAAACCGAACTGAGTGGGCGCGTGGTCACGTCGCTCAATATGTCGTGGCCGCGTGCATCGCGTATGGCCGCCACGCTGTCCCGCATCGACTTCGACGCGCTGGTCGACGAGAAGTGTGAAGAGCGACGGATCAAGAACAAGAGCGCTGGCTACCTGTATCGCCGGTTACTGCGCCTTGAACTGACCTGGGCTGCCTTGCGTATTCAGGCTTTGCTCGATCGCGAGCGTCCGGATGCGGTCGGCGTATGGAACGGTGCTCATCGCTACTGCCGTTTGCTCATCGCGCTGGCCCCTCCGGAATGCAAGACCTTCTTCTTCGAGAACGGTCTGTTGCCCAACACGACGACCGTAGACCCGAAAGGTGTGAATTACCTCAATTCCATGCCCCGCGACCCCGCTTTCTACCTCGATTACCCTTATCCCGTCGTCGAGCGCGCGCCCGCTGCGGTGCTGGTTCCGCGCAAGCCGCGCAGTCGCGGTCCGGCACCGATCAAGCTGCCCGAACGGTTCATCTTCATTCCGTTTCAGGATGATCGAGACACGCAGGTGCGCCTGTTCTCGCCGTGGGTCGGCAACATGCGCGAGATGTTCGCCGTCGGCGAGCGTCTGGCGGCGGAAACCGGCATGACGGTTGTGTTCAAAGAGCATCCCTCGAGTCGCGAGAGCTACCCTGATCTCCACAAGCGCGCGTCGAAAAACGTGCTGTTTGCCAACGGCAACGCCACGCAACAATTGATCGAAGCCAGCCAGTTCGTCGTCACGCTGAATTCGACGGTAGGCCTGGAAAGCTTGCTGCTGGGCAAGCCGGTAATGACACTGGGCAAAGCCTTTTACAATATCGACGGGCTGGTGCGGCACGCCGAAAATGTTGACCAGGCCGTCGCGCATGCTCGCGCGTTCCCGGACTGGTCGCTCGATGAGCGGTTGCGGCGCAATTTTCTGCACTACCTGTCCGAGCACTACTGCATCAAGGGCGACTGGAAGACGGCCGACAGGTCGCAACTGCGCCGCGTCGCCAACCGCTTGCTGGGCAAGTCCGGATGCTGA